The DNA sequence TGCTCCAGTCCTGGGGATTTTGTTATGCATTTTAAGGCCTCTAACCCCTCCTCTTCTGTAACGTGGACTGTccaagtcatttaaaactgaggagcATAAAAGGATTGAGgaattaagggttatggggaactggcacagaagagaaggccagcatagatcagccGTGGACCATACATGACTTATCCTATTTTGTTTTATATCTTGTGTTCTCCCATTTCTTTATAAAAGTATTTTTCTGTTTGTGTTCCAGAAAGAATCTATAGATCTTGCGCTCAAATTTTTGGATGAAACTGAGATGAGGGGGTACAAGATTCATGTCGAAATTGCCAGGTTTGAAATGAAAGGAGAATTTGATGCCcgcaaaaagaagaagaaaagcaAAGATTATAAGAAAAAATTGCTCATGCAAAAGAAGTAAGTTCTGTTGAATCTTGAATTACACGTAGAAAACCACAGTAACCATCTAGGATGCGCAATGTTATAAGCCTCTGTTTTGCTTCAAAGAAAACACTAACACCCATTATTTTATGATCAAGTGGAACATTGGCTTAATGTACAGTTAATAAAGAACTTGGATTAATTCAAAATAGATATTCCTCCATAATTCGTGTGAATTTGAAGATGAGCTGGAATTACAAGCTGCCAAGCTACAGGGAAGTTATTGCATTTGATATCTGACTGAATTCACCAAGTGACAGAAAATTATGTGAGCACTTAGCAGATCTGACGACAACTCTGGAAAGAGTTAAAATTTCAGGTTGAAGTGACTTTTAGACGTTAAACATTAACCttaagagcggcacggtggcgcagtgatagaattgctgccttacagcgccagagacccgggtttgatcctgactacgggtgctgcctgtacggagtttgtacgttgtcaccgagatcttcagtttcctcccacactccaaagacatacaggtttgtaggttaattggcttggtataaatgtaatttgtccccagtgtgtgtaggatagtgttggtgtgcgaggaccgctggtcggcaaagACGTGAtgtgccaaagggcttgtttccgcgctgtatctcgaaactataatttaaccgtttctctttccacagatgctgagtgtttacatcattttttgtttttatttcagattttcacttCTTAAGATCTGAACAGATTAATAACATCTCCAACAGCAAAATAATATAGTAATTAAAATGTTCTTGTTATTAGAAAGCATCACCCTCCAGTTTGCAGTGAGCAGAATCACAGGAGATGAACTTGTAGATGTTGCTCATTCATTGTCTCAActagactttgtttaaatcgaTTATCAATGGATATAGAGCTCTACTTGTAAAGGTTTCTGTTCACGAATCAAAACCTTATTGTTGTAATTCTTTTTCAAAGGCAGCTGGATTGGAGACCAGAGAAGAAAGCTGGCCAATCACGATTAAGGCATGAAAGAGTTATTATTCTTTGGAACATGTTTCATCCAACGGATTTTGAGGTGGGTTTGAAGCATAAATGGCCTACTTTTTGTCCCTTTTCTATTTTTACTTACTATATTGCTTTTGAATGGTTCAAATGCTACTTGCGGTCAGAACAAAATAGGATCACAATATGATCTAATTATTTTTAAGGTTGCATTACCAGAGAAGACAACTGCATGTAGTAAGTCCCATATGATTTAACATCTGTGAAACGGGTGATAGCACTTAAGAATCATGACATTTGTTTTTGAAGCTGCTTTTAAGAGATTTCAAATCAGATGTAGTTAGTTTGAATTGATCTTCCACTCGATCTTTGACTGGTAGAATGAGTTATCACCAAAAAGACTCTTGTCTGTTCATTAAAACGTTTCAAATTTCTACAACCATAATTGTAGAATCAATAGTCAGAAGGGTCTTAAAAAAAAGTTGATCTTTTAAAGATTCTAGCAATGGTTTTTCTCCTTTTAAAACTCCAAAAGTAATTTTGTAATTGGTTTGTTCCTCATTAGTATtactattgtcattatctcaCTTGCTTGAATTTTGGCAAGTCCTGTTCCAGATAGGATCTTTATTTCTTGGAATATCCTGCAGAGTTGTCTCTTGCTGTAAATACTGATGCAAAGTTAATCAAACTAGAATCATTGCAGTACAGAAACCCTTGCTTGCTCTGTGGCTCTTCCAATTGACCTCCATTTTTCTttcctggagtactgtgtgcagttctgctcgCCATGCCATTAGGAAGGATGCAAGAAACTATTCATAAGGGTATTATCAGGTCTGGAGGGTTTGAGATGACGAGAGGCTACGATGGGGTAGTTTTATTTCCTTGAAGCACAGAAAGCTGAGGGCtgatctgatagaggtatataacatGAAGTGAATTGTCATAGTTTTTACCCCAGGGTAGGTGATGTCTAGAAACTagggggcacaggtttaaggtaagagggggaagatttgagaggaatctgaggggcaactcttcacacacagggtggggaATACATGGAATAAGCTGTCAGAAGTGATAAGAGTCGGGCACGATTGTGATATTAGAAAGTCACTTGCACTGGTACATGAATGGAACTGTTTGGTTGGATATGTGTGTGACTAGCTCAGTGAGGCAACTTAGTCGGTTTGGCCAAGCTGGGCCGAATGATCTGGTTCGGTGCCATATACTGACTCTGCTTACCTAAATTTGTTTTTGCAAACTGATTCAATGTTCAACTGCTATATTTTAAAGTAGTGAATTCCAAGAAATAACTAAGCAATAACTTCATAGTTTAAATGCAGATAACTTTAAATCCACTGGGTCTTGACCCTAAGGGTGCAATTTTTCTTTATCCACTTCATCAACCGATTTCTGAAGATCTATACATCTTTCCCTTCAGCCAATTCTGTCTCAAAGAGAACAATATAGTTTTCAAGTCTGCCCACTTAAATATAATCCCTCATACATGGAACTTTTTTTAGTTTCACACCTTCAAATCCTTTTTAAAATTGTGTCCAGAATTGGATTTAATACCACAAGTCTAGttgaaatggttctgactgtctatcctgtctGCCTCAATTTTTATAATCAGATCTCACTTCAAACTCAAGCATttgagagaaaacaatccaagtttgcccaacctccttGTAgttaatatcccctaatccaggaCGCATtttggtaaacttcctctgcaccctctcctctacatccttccagtaatgggttgaccagaactgcacacaatactccaaatattaaAGCATTGACAAATTTAAGTACTGTGTGAATACAAACTATGGCAAACTTTGTTTGTAAGTAGCACATTCTATTCCTTCACTGAAAAGCCATTTTACTAGCTGGGCTTTAGTATTAATTTACAATGCCCTATAATTATGACAGCGTTGCATAGCAGATAATCTGTTTGATTTTTACATGGCTTTTCAATCTGAACCTGTTACGTGCCAGCGGAGCATTTTGCTCACAGTGCTTATTGTCTTTACCCAATCCTTTCTAGCTAATTGACTATTAATGGCCACTTACTGACAGTTCttgctaaatgtttcttgaaagaTTTTGAAGataaattataaaaaataaactaatctccagGTTGAGATCGACACATACCCACTTAACAGAGAATTCTACCATCCCAAATTTGCACCCTTGAGCTCCATTTGCCAAGCCAGAAAATGTGCAAAACAGGAATAAACTTGGAGAAACATGTAGCTGTTGTTAGAGATTTGTCACTGATTCTCTGCTTGTTATAATATTGATTGCACAGAGATGGGCTGAAGTGCCCAGCAGTaaaacctccctccctccctcctctcagaTTCCATGCAACAGCACTCTATGACtggcataaaataaaatgtatatttCATATTTAAACTTTCAGGCTGATCCCATGATTATAAATGAGATCCAAGAAGACCTTAGAGTGGAATGTGAAAAGTTTGGTCAAGTCAAGAAAGTACTTTTGTTTGATGTGAGTATTTTCTTCAAAAAGTCTCATCTGTTCTGTATGTCATGAATTGTTTGTGAGATTTATTTAAAGGAAATGCAGAAATGTTTTAATTCTGGATCTGCTGGAACTTCCAGAGACACCCCGATGGAGTGGCCTCGGTGGCATTTAAAGAACCAGAAGAAGCTGATCAGTGTAAGCTTGTTCTTAATGGAAGATGGTTTGGTGGGCGCCAGATAATTGCTGAAACGTGGGATGGTGTCATGGATTACCAGGTACAAAAGGAAGAGCGAGTTAGAATGGCTTTGGCACATGTATTCTGTCATTCTTGTAGAACAATACATAAAgaatgggttgggggggggggggggggttgcttcaAGCTTCCGCTCCAGCCAGTTGTTTCAATCAATGCCAAGCACCTCAGTGCACTTTCTCATTCTTCGCCACACTTGTACCTGACTCGCCACTTTTGGGGAACCACGCACCTGTATTTCCTAAACTTGTTCTGTAACATTCTCCAGgcctctaccatttactgtgcaagtcctgccctggtttatcaTATCAAAGTGCAACACCGCACACTTGTCATTTGCCATCCCCTGGCTCACCTTCTCAAATGATCTAGGTCCTGTTGTCATCTTAGATATCCTTCCCCGTAGTCTACAATACCACAAATgttggtgtcatccacaaatttactaCAATATTAACTACgttatctaaatcatgaatgtatataacAAACAGTAGTGGAACTAGCACCAACAACCCCTGCAGCCCACCACTACCCACATGCCTCCAATCAGAAAAGTAATAATGCGCTACTACAGCTGGtgtatctgctgcctcacagcactatagaccctggttcaatcctgatcttgggtgaaGTAAGTGTGAAGTTTGCAGTCTCCCTGGGAGCTTCCTCCGGGtaatctgctttcctcccacatcccaaagacctgcaggtttgcaggtgaattggcttctaaattgcccctagtgtgtggggagtgaatgagaaagtgcgataacagAACTAGTCTGAGCAGGTTGtcgatggtcagtgcagactcggtgggccgacgagCCCGTTgacctgctgtatctctacactaaacatcctcgtaaacctctgcactctttccagcctaaTGACAACCCCGGATGCCATGCAATCAAATCTTCCAGGACAGCCTACAGtgtagaaccttatcaaaggccttgctgatgaCGTCTATGGCCTTGCCTGTCATCCTTCTTGGTTACTACTTCAAAAATCAAATTCAGAAAcacgatctcccatgtacaaaaccgtgTTGATTCAGCCTCTGTCCATCTAAATACATTCATATCTATTATCACAGAATTCTCTCCAGTAACTGGCCCATACTTCCCAGTCTTTTCCTGGCAGCCCTTCTCAAATAGAGGCACAacgttagccaccctccagtcctccAACAactcaagggcagcacggtggcgaagtggtagagttacagccttacagcgccagagatccgggttcgatccttactactggtgctgtctgtgcggagtttgtacatgctccccatgaccccgtgggctttctccgacatcttcggtttcctcccacactccagagattggcttggcataaagcATTTttaattatcccaagtgtgtgtagaatagtgttaatgtgcggggattggtagttggtgtggacttcgagggctgaagggtctatttctgcgctacatctctaaatctaaaactaaaaaacaaactAAAACTCACCTGTATATAACAATGATTCGTGTATCACAGTCAGGGCTCCTGCATTTCCTCTCTAGCTACCCATAaggtcctcggatatatctgttcTGTCCCGGGAGTTTGATCTATCTTCATATGCCTCAATATGACCAGCACCTCCTTGACGGTAATACGGCCTGTCCTCAAATCATCTCCATTTCCTGTCCTAAGTTATCAAGTCATTCACCACTGTAAAACCAGGAGAAATACTCAGATGACCTTGCTCATCTCCTGCGACTcatcacatacagtgccctccataacgtttggggcaaatcatttatttatttgtctctgtactccaccttgagatttgtaattgggggaaaaaaaacacatgtggttaaagtgcacattgtcagattttattaaaggccatttttatacatttggtttcaccatgtagaaattacagccgtgtttatacatatcttcattgatgatacaactgctgatggtaatagcataatgaattctgatgagtatagacacatcctatctgctcaagttcaaataaatgcctcaaaactcattggccagcaagacaattatcccaaacatactgctaaagcaacaaaatggtcaattcttgagtggccgagtcaatcacccgatctgaacccaattgagcatgccttttatatgctgaagagaaaactgaagggggactagcccccaaaactagcataagctaaagatggctgcaatacaggcctggcatagcatcaccagagaagacacccagcaactggtgatgtccatgaatcgcagacttctagcagtcattacatgcaaaggatatgcaacaacatactaaacaagactactttaatttacatgacattgctgtgtcccaaacattatggtgccctggggggggggggggggggggggggggggggggggctatgtttaaacactgctgtaatttctacatggtgaaaccaaaatgtataaaaatggcctttattaaaatctgacaatgtgcacttgaaccacgtaattttttttttctattacaaatctcaaattgtggagtacagaggcaaataaataaatgatgggtctttgtcccaaacattatggagggcactgtagacgaCAACTTTGGTGTGGGATGGGGCCTATTCTCTCTGGAGTTACCCTCTTTCCCATGATGTGCTTATAATGTATCTTTGTATTATGCTGAGCAGTTTCTAAGACATTATTGTAATTTCTAGGTTGACGAGACTGTAAAGGAAAGAGAGTATCGATTAAAAACCTGGGGGTCATTTTTGGATGATGACCCATCTAATGTTAAGTCGGATGACCAGAAGGCAGCACAGGCAAGCAACCAGGCACCTGTAGAATTGTCTGCTTCCCCTGAAGATGGAACACAAACTTCAGCAGATGTTGGAGAACCATCCGTAGACAGCTCAGCACCTTCGCAGGACTCTGTGGCTCCATTAGTAGATTGTGTGGCACCTTCAGAGAACGGTAAACAGCAGGAAGTGGTTGATTCTGCAGCCGCAGTGGAAGAGGCAGATGAAAATTGTAATGAGGAAGATTTATCAACAGATAGTAGTATTGATGGGAGTGATGATGCAGAAGAGGTGGCATGAATGCTTAAAGGATTTTGTTTAATAGCtgctttaaatcatttttacCTGGAAGATTATGAAAGATGAGGTCCCATTGCTGCAAACCTAGAATAATGGACCATTAAAGACATCCAGTTCATCCAGCCTGCTTCACCCGGCTATGATGTCTCGTAGAAGAAAAAATATACATCCTACCACAAAATCTTCTGAGATAGAGCAAGACAAAGAACACACGAACAACTCGGGctggtttaaaataaaattgggatAGGGGTTGGAATAGGAAATAGGACTGCTTAATAAAAGAGGTAAAGACCATTGTTTCTACTTTGGATcttaaatataaattaatttaaagtgAACTTCCATGTTTTAAAGGCACGTTTTCTTTCAACAGGCATTTTAAAACAAACTAGGTAAGCCGAATCAATTCTAATCACAATTGGTTTCTCCTTTGGTcgttcattgctgtgatctagtATCAGAGCATCTGAAAAATGATTCTGGACATCTTGTCCAGTTTTTGATTTGCATACAGCTCAATGCACATTAATACAGTGTATGTGTGTTGTAATATTATTAAGATCCAGGTTTTTGGTGATTTGCTTGGGAACTCCTGACATTAGAGAGAAgaaggtggcacaatggtagatttgccaccttacagtgccagagacctaggtttggtccagactatgggtgctgtctgtacagagtttgtacgttctccccatgaccatgtggattttctccgtgttttccggtttcgtcccacactctgaagccaaaggtatgtaggttaattggctattaattcgctggtcagcatggactcggttggccgaagggcctgtttccgcgctgtatctctaagctaaactatttTGACCACCTGAAAGATACATTGAAATAAATCAGTAGTATCAAGCCTTGTTCTAAGGtagaccggcatctgcagttccttcttaaacaaaccttGTTCTAATACATTTTGTCAACATTCTCATAAACAAAATGGATttgaatggggaaaaaaatatcACTGGTCCATGTAGCTAAATTCGTCTTGTATTCCTGTTATTTGAGTGATTACACGTTTTTGGATTGTTTCCCGCAGCTCCTGTGAATTTTGTAAGTGTTGGTTATGTCCATAATGTCTTTATTCTTACTTTATATTTTCACTCCATGTTACATTTTGCAGTGTGTTTTTGTTTGCTTTTGATTTAATTCAAAGTGGTCTTTACAAACTACTCATTCTGCATCAGGCTTTCGTGATGTGCCATTGGGGACgatagtgtttttattttttaatcgtATTTGAGATGATGCTGGTAGCATTTTTACTGTGCCTATTTCCAACCCGCCTCTTTAAATTTGTTCACGGTCGGAGCTTCCAAAATGTTATTATGTGAAGAATTTTGAAACGTTTTGATACGAAAGGCAAACTAGAATGTTATTGTGAGGAATGGATAAATCCTTTTAGAAATAAAATATTGGAAGTTAATGCCAAATCTCATAATTTTTGGTGATCTTTTGGGATTTGCGAAGTGAAAACAAAATCATTAAAC is a window from the Leucoraja erinacea ecotype New England chromosome 19, Leri_hhj_1, whole genome shotgun sequence genome containing:
- the htatsf1 gene encoding HIV Tat-specific factor 1 is translated as MSGDPAMSGDQPNADFYEQLRLQQLHERGGHVGGGKTMVDEDGTECEGNGGKRAWFPKITEDFLATYQANYGFIEETSADSGGGATNTEKSGVTEKPSGLSTSQKDAKGEKRKADAGWIDVEEQKNTSVYITGLPPDITPDEFVELMAKYGIIMQNPETLEYKVKLYKDKEGNLKGDGLCSYLKKESIDLALKFLDETEMRGYKIHVEIARFEMKGEFDARKKKKKSKDYKKKLLMQKKQLDWRPEKKAGQSRLRHERVIILWNMFHPTDFEADPMIINEIQEDLRVECEKFGQVKKVLLFDRHPDGVASVAFKEPEEADQCKLVLNGRWFGGRQIIAETWDGVMDYQVDETVKEREYRLKTWGSFLDDDPSNVKSDDQKAAQASNQAPVELSASPEDGTQTSADVGEPSVDSSAPSQDSVAPLVDCVAPSENGKQQEVVDSAAAVEEADENCNEEDLSTDSSIDGSDDAEEVA